One Sodalis praecaptivus DNA segment encodes these proteins:
- the greB gene encoding transcription elongation factor GreB yields the protein MKSNLITRQGYRELHDELDHLWKRYRPEITEKVAWAASLGDRSENADYHYNKKILREIDRRVRYLRRVLKEARVVDYSPQQEGRVFFGAWVEVESPEGETKRFRIAGPDEIYKHKDYISIDSPMARALITKAVDDEAEVMTPGGRRTWYITDIAYRE from the coding sequence ATGAAGAGCAACCTTATTACCCGTCAGGGCTACCGGGAATTACACGATGAGCTGGACCACCTGTGGAAACGCTACCGGCCGGAAATTACCGAAAAGGTGGCCTGGGCCGCCAGCCTCGGGGATCGTAGTGAAAATGCGGATTATCATTATAACAAGAAGATCCTGCGCGAGATTGACCGGCGGGTGCGTTATCTGCGTCGCGTGCTGAAAGAGGCGCGGGTGGTGGATTATTCCCCGCAGCAGGAGGGGCGGGTGTTTTTTGGCGCCTGGGTGGAGGTGGAAAGCCCGGAGGGGGAGACAAAACGCTTTCGTATCGCCGGTCCCGATGAAATCTACAAACATAAGGACTACATTTCCATCGACTCGCCTATGGCGCGCGCTTTAATAACAAAGGCGGTGGATGACGAGGCGGAGGTCATGACCCCCGGCGGGCGCCGCACCTGGTATATCACCGATATCGCCTACCGCGAATAA
- the ompR gene encoding two-component system response regulator OmpR, with the protein MQENYKILVVDDDMRLRALLERYLTEQGFQVRSVANAEQMDRLLTRESFHLMVLDLMLPGEDGLSICRRLRSQSNPMPIIMVTAKGEEVDRIVGLEIGADDYIPKPFNPRELLARIRAVLRRQANELPGAPSQEEAIIAFGKFKLNLGTREMFREDEPMPLTSGEFAVLKALVSHPREPLSRDKLMNLARGREYSAMERSIDVQISRLRRMVEEDPAHPRYIQTVWGLGYVFVPDGSKA; encoded by the coding sequence ATGCAAGAGAATTACAAAATCCTGGTAGTGGATGACGATATGCGCCTGCGGGCGCTCCTTGAGCGGTATTTGACCGAACAGGGCTTTCAGGTACGCAGCGTCGCCAACGCTGAGCAGATGGATCGTCTGCTGACGCGGGAATCTTTCCATTTAATGGTGCTGGATCTGATGCTACCGGGTGAAGATGGCCTGTCTATCTGCCGCCGGCTGCGCAGCCAGAGCAACCCGATGCCTATCATTATGGTCACCGCCAAAGGGGAAGAAGTGGACCGGATCGTTGGCCTGGAAATCGGCGCCGATGACTATATTCCCAAGCCCTTCAACCCGCGCGAGCTGCTGGCCCGCATTCGCGCGGTACTGCGCCGGCAGGCCAACGAGCTGCCGGGCGCGCCGTCGCAGGAAGAGGCGATTATCGCTTTTGGCAAATTCAAGCTCAACCTCGGTACGCGCGAGATGTTCCGCGAAGATGAGCCGATGCCGCTGACCAGCGGTGAATTCGCGGTGCTCAAAGCGTTGGTCAGCCATCCGCGCGAACCGTTGTCCCGCGATAAGTTGATGAACCTGGCGCGCGGCCGCGAGTATAGCGCCATGGAGCGCTCCATTGATGTGCAGATTTCCCGTCTGCGGCGCATGGTGGAAGAAGATCCGGCCCATCCGCGCTACATACAGACCGTATGGGGTCTGGGCTATGTCTTTGTGCCGGACGGCAGTAAAGCATGA